Proteins encoded within one genomic window of Plasmodium cynomolgi strain B DNA, chromosome 11, whole genome shotgun sequence:
- a CDS encoding hypothetical protein (putative): MVNSKNNNSGKKTFGVSLLTKLAIFSVFVGTLNTFTFSNNGECSNNQLAVGSVSNAQYSRCLAEKPEPSTPSTSGKKSKEKSSKKKSLFKKSSKKGEGSAEDGAGSPEIPKEIGEKEMEQLGNIFQELTEKLSVGDCLKQYEGQMEEFAKKFEEGNEESLNMDFCKDLFGNLANSLIEAYAKDTSEEKKLKMKRNAERATNRLLKYCLREQKKHNKGKDKGKEKGKKSENGKVNEKPKENEKPKENEKPKENEKPKENEKPKENEKPKENEKPKENEKPKENEKEKESKK, from the exons atggtgaactcAAAGAATAATAACTCAGGAAAGAAGACTTTTGGCGTTTCTCTTCTTACCAAATTGGCCATATTTTCTGTTTTCGTTGGGACCTTAAACACCTTTACCTTT AGTAACAATGGTGAGTGCTCAAACAACCAACTTGCTGTCGGGTCCGTGTCAAACGCACAATACAGCAGATGCTTAGCAGAAAAACCTGAACCATCAACACCGTCTACCTCcggcaaaaaaagcaaagagaaatcaagtaaaaaaaagagtctgttcaaaaaaagcagcaaaaaaggtgaaggatCAGCAGAAGACGGAGCTGGTTCCCCTGAAATTCCCAAAGAAATtggcgaaaaagaaatggaacaATTAGGAAACATATTTCAAGAATTAACAGAGAAGTTAAGTGTAGGAGATTGTTTAAAACAATATGAAGGACAGATGGAGGAATTCGCaaagaaatttgaagaaggtAATGAGGAAAGTCTCAACATGGACTTCTGTAAAGATTTATTTGGAAATTTGGCAAATTCTTTGATAGAGGCATATGCTAAAGATAcaagtgaagaaaagaaattgaaaatgaaaagaaatgcCGAAAGAGCTACCAACAGGTTGCTTAAGTACTGTTTGAGAGAGCAGAAAAAACATAACAAAGGTAAGGataaaggaaaggaaaaaggaaagaaaagtgaaaatggaaaggtaAATGAAAAgccaaaggaaaatgaaaagccaaaggaaaatgaaaagccaaaggaaaatgaaaagccaaaggaaaatgaaaagccaaaggaaaatgaaaagccaaaggaaaacgaaaagccaaaggaaaatgaaaagccaaaggaaaatgaaaaggaaaaagagagtaaaaaataa
- a CDS encoding hypothetical protein (putative) yields the protein MNTFNHIVKIALFTLFIYTSANNGINENGFGKAVGTRNIRCLSEMNREYGRPEFSAQGEQSQFVNGENGNEQKDGNREGYNSQNGPLNNNYQGQFGSDPQMHERVYRNTDVPEYYNNNNNIRYLSPGNNFNKELFEKLKNNAVFIIPALLLGFYILRNTGTHSLLMLAAIAGILMYTQHYVS from the exons atgaatacatttAACCACATTGTCAAGATTGCCCTTTTTACCCTCTTCATC tACACTTCGGCCAACAACGGAATTAACGAAAATGGCTTTGGAAAAGCTGTAGGCACAAGGAACATAAGATGTCTTTCTGAAATGAACAGAGAATATGGAAGACCAGAATTCAGCGCGCAAGGTGAACAAAGCCAATTTGTCAACGGGGAAAAcggaaatgaacaaaaagatGGCAACAGAGAAGGCTACAATTCTCAAAATGGCCCATTGAATAATAACTACCAAGGTCAATTTGGCTCTGACCCACAAATGCACGAAAGAGTCTACAGAAACACTGATGTCCCAGAATAttacaacaacaacaacaacattAGATACCTATCCCCGGGAAATAATTTCAATAAGGagttatttgaaaaattaaagaacaACGCTGTATTTATCATTCCAGCGTTACTACTAGGGTTCTATATTCTGAGGAACACGGGAACCCATAGTTTATTAATGTTGGCTGCCATTGCTGGTATTTTAATGTACACTCAGCACTATGTCAGTTAA
- a CDS encoding hypothetical protein (putative), which produces MADNLKDIDINNFGPQIEGIIKEAFKTCVVQSEKACQRNYIPAVVMAVLIFNALVYIGHKLGRNAYHWKIELFGSM; this is translated from the exons ATGGCAGACAACTTGAAAGATATCGACATTAACAACTTTGGCCCACAAATCGAGGGCATCATTAAGGAAGCCTTTAAAACTTGTGTAGTTCAATCAGAAAAGGCATGCCAACGTAACTACATTCCTGCCGTCGTGATGGCCGTGCTGATTTTTAACGCTCTTGTGTATATTGGCCACAAGCTAGGAAGAAAC GCTTATCATTGGAAGATAGAACTCTTCGGATCcatgtaa
- a CDS encoding hypothetical protein (putative) translates to MSVGVPVTKSFNKLKKYPYEINKFDRRETSEYFYLPVDCPRMKKCDDAYCPLAHTKLEKIFHPIVYKTQACQMAKDGACDYFQKCAFYHDSNDKNEAHLNWTIWEKKWNKWRNNIDSILTQHNKNDKEIRRKVESILKIRMPHFNYSSNKSGLFLNKNASFYSTWSNSGQGGGQGSGLGGSLGGSLGSGQGSGLGGSLSSSNKMSSLSTGLGSGLNNLLCSSISASITHCPTTIFNSPWNSKTMNSAKKSVKNSNDNKSGNNNNGSSMWINELSDLGTLNYDKTTNMNTSLMNKNNMYYDETLSYNSNTTECGLNFDMLDNNAYKVVEFCFTDYENNRTKGGWRDNSDVAQEGESKGQSNVGTGSGTVGDVVDVVDGTVSGGIAGEGSCVAQDSNPFQELNYKACEYFPSVAEMGNGEDVSNQQDGMNANLCKKTHTNVENFKDELITEMNSSPDGNFDLIGSKYFSNNSNNTSIFENYANLSMIFDANDNNNKTSSFANISNCNTFDHLSFDDTGRSRAKNCFYTNEHVEEGQGSKVDVELADVGGVIRFVDAGTSEVLSGVGTPVVGVVKEASETNGVNSERELKAEDGEKNGSVTLTGNTTKGQNKISKKNKNKKGGGANLANNNGSSNSSNAQNGGSNTRASTFSEVLCTGNTELKSELNEKRKNTKKENPISKNCNNEKDQDDKKNGSSKFLSAGERNDEDFSSVEQSCVEREKGKNAKGKNGEGQGAKKGSNTPSTNKSGNKNAKKGTTESGSNGGTPRNRKQIESDHRESDHREGTDEEKGQREQNSVKEVEIGIKEIEIGSHGNDHAFRDKASKNGNASEKSRSSAVNGRDVIVKGSSSCSGVNPISQAKVTCEEVSAVVCTSSRGAFDWANRNQDTESKKQNNEGTPFSSVGSVQNRGKPIDIHNATKSNHGVMRKSTTESTLNNDNHVEDKKQVEESCCQTINYASCTESGVPEKEASEYVISNKQLVQHKESMFYNYARGSMDSKLAGFETSGGRDGVGAVGEMGGILFGKKSNNSAFILKEGEDHSSMSLQGRSGGMGDGLGSIFNLSLNMGNPFNEGRGSPFSEGRSSPFSEGRGSPFSEGRGNPFREERGNPFSESNASNDTYSHFFIKEEAFHPLQNSQFEEVTKSKEYNSNEKEANEPMDYTNNLLNIFLSCNSINENFECTNEADNRFTDFKEDTNLFGHKEKEVTNGSEFFNSSSTNFNPFGNYSFLGPSCIQCKHYKNEIKNLMVQIKILREELFKCKQIIISSGLNGGNDNKVNPCNYNWTNTKSFADIYEKKNFVSSIEAND, encoded by the exons ATGAGCGTCGGTGTGCCCGTGACGAAATCCTTCAACAAACTGAAAAAGTATCCGTACGAGATAAACAAGTTTGATAGGAGAGAGACGAGCGAATATTTTTACCTGCCGGTCGACTGTCCAcgtatgaaaaaatgtgatgatGCATACTGTCCTTTGGCACACACGAAATTAGAAAAGATTTTCCACCCCATAGTATACAAAACACAAGCATGTCAGATGGCGAAAGATGGAGCTTGTGATTATTTTCAGAAATGTGCATTTTATCATGACTcgaatgacaaaaatgaggcGCACTTGAATTGgaccatttgggaaaaaaagtggaacaaGTGGAGAAATAACATCGATAGCATTCTGACGCAGCATAATAAGAATGATAAAGAAATCAGGAGGAAAGTGGAGAGCATTCTGAAGATCCGCATGCCACACTTTAACTACAGCTCAAATAAGAGTGGCCTATTTTTGAACAAGAATGCATCGTTTTACTCAACGTGGTCGAACAGCGGTCAGGGTGGTGGTCAGGGTAGCGGTCTGGGTGGCAGTCTGGGTGGCAGTCTGGGTAGCGGTCAGGGTAGCGGTCTGGGTGGCAGTCTGAGCAGTAGCAACAAAATGAGTAGTCTGAGCACCGGCCTGGGCAGCGGCTTGAATAACCTTCTGTGCAGTTCCATCAGCGCATCCATCACACACTGCCCCACGACCATCTTTAACAGTCCATGGAATTCCAAAACCATGAATAGTGCAAagaaaagtgtaaaaaacaGCAATGATAATAAAAGTGGAAACAACAATAATGGTAGTTCTATGTGGATAAATGAACTGAGCGATTTAGGAACCCTAAATTATGACAAAACGACAAATATGAACACATCTttgatgaacaaaaataacatgtATTATGATGAAACTTTGAGTTATAATAGCAATACGACGGAATGTGGACTGAATTTTGATATGTTGGATAATAATGCATACAAGGTTGTTGAGTTTTGTTTCACCGATTACGAGAATAATAGGACGAAGGGTGGTTGGAGGGATAACTCCGATGTG GCGCAGGAGGGAGAGAGCAAGGGGCAGTCCAACGTTGGCACGGGAAGTGGAACAGTCGGAGATGTGGTCGACGTAGTCGATGGTACTGTTAGTGGTGGTATCGCTGGAGAAGGTAGTTGTGTAGCCCAGGATAGTAACCCATTCCAGGAGCTGAACTACAAGGCGTGCGAATATTTTCCAAGCGTAGCAGAAATGGGAAATGGAGAAGACGTATCAAATCAGCAAGACGGAATGAACGcaaatttgtgcaaaaagACTCATACAAATGTAGAGAATTTTAAGGATGAGCTGATAACAGAAATGAATAGCAGCCCAGACGGAAACTTCGACTTAATAGgttcgaaatatttttccaacaaCTCAAATAATACTTCCATTTTCGAGAATTATGCAAATCTGTCGATGATATTTGATGCTaatgacaataataataagaCAAGCAGCTTTGCTAACATATCCAATTGCAATACCTTTGACCATCTCAGTTTTGATGACACGGGTAGAAGTAGAgctaaaaattgtttttacaCAAATGAGCATGTGGAGGAGGGACAAGGGTCCAAGGTTGATGTGGAACTTGCAGATGTGGGAGGTGTTATTCGATTCGTTGACGCTGGGACGAGTGAAGTGCTCAGTGGTGTAGGGACCCCAGTTGTGGGAGTTGTAAAGGAGGCCAGTGAAACGAATGGGGTGAATAGCGAACGGGAATTAAAAGCAGAagacggggaaaaaaatggcagtgTTACATTAACAGGGAATACAACAAAGGGTCAAAACAAAATATcaaagaagaataaaaataaaaaaggggggggtgcaAATTTAGCAAACAATAACGGAAGTAGCAACAGTAGTAATGCACAGAATGGAGGAAGCAATACCAGGGCAAGTACCTTTAGCGAAGTGCTTTGCACGGGTAACACTGAACTGAAGAGCGAACTCAacgagaaaaggaaaaacaccaaaaaggagaatccGATCagcaaaaattgtaacaatGAAAAGGACCAGGACgataagaaaaatggaagtagCAAATTTTTGAGTGCTGGGGAAAGGAACGATGAAGATTTTAGCAGCGTTGAACAGTCTTGTGTAGAgagagaaaaggggaaaaatgcaaagggcAAGAATGGCGAAGGTCAAGGCGCAAAGAAGGGTAGCAACACGCCCAGTACGAACAAAAGTGGAAATAAGAATGCGAAAAAGGGCACAACGGAAAGTGGCAGTAATGGCGGCACGCCCAGGAACAGGAAGCAAATCGAAAGCGACCACCGGGAGAGTGACCATCGCGAAGGTACCGACGAGGAAAAGGGGCAGAGGGAGCAAAACAGCGTCAAGGAAGTCGAAATCGGCATCAAGGAAATCGAAATCGGCAGCCACGGAAACGACCATGCCTTCAGAGATAAAGCTAGCAAAAACGGAAACGCGAGCGAGAAGAGTAGGAGTAGTGCAGTAAACGGAAGAGACGTTATCGTCAAAGGGAGCAGTAGCTGTAGTGGGGTGAATCCCATAAGTCAGGCGAAAGTTACCTGTGAGGAAGTGAGCGCTGTTGTATGCACTAGTTCTAGAGGGGCCTTTGACTGGGCGAATAGAAATCAAGATACGGAGAGtaagaagcaaaataatgAGGGCACACCGTTTAGCAGTGTAGGTAGTGTGCAGAACAGGGGAAAGCCCATTGACATTCATAATGCTACTAAGTCGAATCATGGCGTTATGAGAAAATCCACAACGGAGTCCACCCTCAACAATGATAACCATGTGGAGGATAAGAAGCAGGTGGAGGAGAGCTGTTGTCAGACAATCAATTACGCCAGCTGCACAGAAAGTGGTGTGCCCGAGAAGGAAGCAAGCGAGTACGTCATTTCGAACAAGCAACTCGTGCAACACAAGGAAAGtatgttttataattacGCGAGGGGCAGCATGGATAGCAAGTTGGCCGGGTTCGAAACTTCCGGGGGGAGAGACGGGGTAGGCGCAGTAGGCGAAATGGGCGGCATCCTGTTTGGAAAGAAGAGCAACAACTCTGCGTTCATTTtgaaggagggggaggaccACTCGAGCATGTCCTTGCAGGGGAGGAGCGGTGGAATGGGTGATGGCCTGGGCAGCATTTTTAACCTCAGTCTGAACATGGGGAACCCGTTCAACGAGGGTAGGGGTTCTCCATTCAGCGAGGGTAGGAGTTCTCCATTCAGCGAGGGAAGGGGTTCTCCATTCAGCGAGGGAAGGGGAAACCCATTTAGAGAAGAGAGAGGAAACCCGTTTAGCGAAAGCAACGCTTCTAACGACACGtacagccatttttttataaaagagGAAGCCTTCCACCCGCTGCAGAATAGCCAATTTGAGGAGGTCACTAAATCGAAGGAGTATAACTCAAATGAGAAAGAAGCGAACGAACCAATGGATTACACAAACAACCTGCTAAATATATTCCTCTCCTGTAATAGTATTAACGAAAATTTCGAGTGCACAAATGAAGCGGATAATAGGTTCACCGATTTTAAAGAGGACACGAACCTGTTTGGtcacaaagaaaaagaagtgaCAAATGGAAgcgaattttttaattcctcctCCACCAATTTTAACCCATTTGGGAATTACAGTTTTTTGGGCCCTTCATGTATACAGTGTAAgcattacaaaaatgaaataaaaaacttaatggttcagataaaaattttaagagaGGAGCTATTCAAGTGCAAGCAAATAATAATCTCGTCAGGGCTGAATGGAGGTAATGACAATAAAGTGAATCCATGTAATTACAATTGGACGAACACGAAAAGTTTTGCGGATATTTATGAGAAGAAGAACTTCGTGTCTTCCATCGAGGCGAATGATTGA
- a CDS encoding hypothetical protein (putative) gives MHSQDVNIYEGKYKKKTEELINEARKYIDKLFGNYDILDKKEWESISKLDLFLDINGEQDVLLINGRDIFFHVMDVNFSKKVPLNTQEVLENITQLFKHNKNIYDEYEKKVYKIEKDIKTYLGTGGNRFPLNYTQWNNSYINITHNVAMRAFMDDFYNYFGRLERKILYNPKKLTRIDISFLDGTLEAINSIIKTTIEHKTEKLFGLLNNIFEGDLRSILERKKNEVVLKTIEKEKTGDVYENNFIFEVESLYVEEKKDIQNALSKFSHFMKVNFGFDIDNGSVHFLKSKIEGVEVERKEQQIMKLFKTIVHELLCRKEVIEFFTLVNSLKKNSKTVISFFRKVWGCMATKNDTCIFIETRRLIPLVSKYAEIRGKNNCDIKQYDKEENIIQLMNDIKNAFYRYRIAIKILFLLIEDLKLCKQLNSDYERLVREKKKAQKRNSGSTAKDKEKMEKIYKKVLQEWTTKLDAKKNAIDSNANAIIFYLCLIKEFKLS, from the exons atgcaCTCACAAGACGTTAACATTtatgaaggaaaatataaaaaaaaaacggaagaatTGATCAATGAAGCTAGGAAATATATCGATAAGCTGTTTGGGAATTATGACATTTtggacaaaaaggaatgggAGTCCATATCCAAATTGGATTTATTCTTAGACATAAATGGAGAACAGGATGTGTTGTTGATCAATGGAagggatatattttttcacgtgaTGGATGTGAATTTCTCCAAGAAAGTCCCTCTGAATACGCAGGAAGTGTTGGAAAATATAACTCAATTGTTTAAACATAACAAGAATATATATGAtgagtatgaaaaaaaagtttataagattgaaaaggatataaaaacatatttagGAACTGGAGGGAATAGGTTTCCATTGAATTATACACAGTGGAATAATAGCTATATCAATATAACCCATAATGTGGCAATGAGAGCTTTTATGGATGATTTTTACAACTATTTTGGCCGCCTAGAAAGGAAGATACTGTATAACCCTAAGAAATTAACAAGGATAGACATATCCTTCTTGGATGGGACGCTAGAAGCGATTAATAGTATTATAAAAACTACCATTGAACATAAAACGGAGAAATTATTTGGTCTGTTAAACAATATATTTGAGGGAGATTTAAGGTCcattttgg aacgtaaaaaaaatgaagtggtTTTAAAAACCATTGAGAAAGAAAAGACAGGAGATGTGTACgagaataattttatattcgAAGTCGAATCGTTATatgtggaagaaaaaaaagacatacaAAATGCCTTGTCCAAATTCAGCCATTTTATGAAAGTCAATTTCGGATTCGATATCGACAACGGAAGTGTTCACTTTCTCAAAAGTAAAATAGAAGGCGTGGAGGTGGAGCGGAAGGAGCAGCAAATCATGAAGCTTTTCAAAACTATCGTGCACGAATTATTGTGTAGAAAAGAAGTTATCGAATTTTTCACCCTTGTCAATTCGTTGAAGAAAAACTCCAAAACGgtcatctccttttttaggAAAGTTTGGGGATGTATGGCCACCAAAAATGACACTTGCATATTTATCGAAACGAGGAGGTTGATTCCTCTGGTGTCCAAATATGCAGAAattagaggaaaaaataattgcgATATTAAACAATATgacaaggaagaaaatatcatACAGCTAATGAACGATATAAAAAACGCGTTCTACAGATATAGGATTgccattaaaatattgttccTGCTGATTGAGGACCTCAAGTTATGTAAGCAGCTTAACAGCGACTATGAAAGGCTGGtcagggagaagaaaaaagcgcAGAAGAGAAATTCTGGCAGCACGGCGAAGGacaaggagaaaatggagaaaatttacaaaaaggtcCTCCAGGAATGGACCACCAAATTGGATGCCAAGAAGAACGCCATAGACTCCAACGCAAACGCCATCATATTCTACCTCTGCTTAATTAAAGAGTTCAAACTTAGTTAG
- a CDS encoding hypothetical protein (putative), whose protein sequence is MVDNKNNCFLKVFLFTLVILTIQGFNESFSPSVQKSSGNGAQVASRLLMDDLLDGSTLTVALAGETEGSSNNLAVHDTESQVDEMGSVGNLSVCSTIDGDAQVPKGDVSGKKKKSSREKVYGNNLMGETTMADMEYEQNFMRKCRYQKRTGMSPKKFVRLLKKHHYIIPILFIAVVSGIFQSWKVALGVMILYLVFLGFVYICKKN, encoded by the exons atggttgATAATAAGAATAACTGTTTTCTCAAAGTTTTTCTCTTTACTTTGGTAATTTTGACCATCCAAGGCTTTAACGAAAGT TTTTCCCCATCTGTGCAAAAGAGCTCAGGAAATGGAGCCCAGGTGGCTAGCAGACTGTTAATGGATGATTTGTTGGATGGCAGTACTTTAACCGTTGCCTTAGCCGGCGAGACGGAAGGTTCATCAAACAACCTAGCAGTTC ATGACACCGAGAGCCAAGTAGACGAAATGGGAAGTGTTGGAAATCTCTCCGTATGCAGTACCATTGATGGTGATGCCCAAGTACCCAAAGGAGATGTGtctggaaagaaaaaaaaatcatccaGGGAAAAGGTCTACGGAAACAATTTAATGGGAGAGACCACCATGGCCGATATGGAATATGAACAGAATTTCATGAGAAAGTGTAGATATCAAAAGAGAACAGGAATGTCTCCCAAGAAATTTGTTAGATTGCTCAAGAAACACCACTACATTATTCCAATTCTTTTTATTGCTGTGGTGTCAGGGATATTTCAAAGTTGGAAAGTAGCATTAGGAGTGATGATACTATATCTAGTGTTCTTGGGATtcgtatacatatgcaaaaaaaactaa